TCCTTGGCGCTCCGTTATTTGAAGGCGTTCAGCGGAGATACATTTGATATCGAGATTGCGGAATACACGATCAAGGATCCGGTGATGAACGTGGTAAGCGACCTCTACGGCCGCCAAGCGGACATAATCGGGTTCTCCTGTTATATATGGAACATCGAGGAGACGATCCCGATTGTGAGCATGTTGAAGAAAATCCGGCCTGACCTGACGATCGTGCTCGGCGGTCCCGAGGTTTCCTATGATACGGAGTATTGGATGAAGCGTATTCCGGAAGCGGATTTCATCGTGATGGGAGAAGGCGAGGAAACTTTCGATCACTTGCTGCGGGAGTGGAGCGGCAACCGCAAGTACCATATGGTGTTCGGGTTGGCCTATCGGGACCGCGAAGGCCAGCCGGTGATCAATCCGCCGCGGCCGAAGCTGGACTTGAATGCGATCCCGACACCGCACCGGTTCCAGGAGGACCTGCCCAGCCTGGCGAACCGCGTCGTCTATTTCGAAACGAGCCGGGGGTGTCCGTTCAGCTGTCAGTTTTGTCTGTCCAGCATTGAGGTGGGCGTGCGGTATTTCGATATCGAGCGGACGAAGAAGGACTTGCTTTATTTGATCGAAAGCGGGGCGAAGCTGGTCAAATTTGTGGATCGGACATTTAATATCAAGCGGGACTATGCCCTGGAGATTTTCGATTTTCTGATTCAGCATCATGGCGGCTGTGTGTTCCAATTTGAAATCACGGCAGACATCATGCGGCCTGAGGTGCTGCAGTTTCTGTCCGAGCACGCGCCGCCGGGCATCTTCCGCTTCGAGATCGGCGTGCAGTCGACGAACGAAACGACGAATGAGCTCATTCAGCGCAGGCAAAATTTCAACAAGCTGACGCGTACGGTGACCATGATCAAGGAAAGCGGCAAGATCGATCAGCATTTGGATTTGATCGCCGGCCTGCCGGAAGAGGACTACGCATCTTTTCGCCAAACGTTCAATGACGTGTTTGCGCTAGAGCCGGAGGAGCTGCAGCTTGGCTTCCTGAAGATGCTGCGCGGCACTGGACTGAGAAGAGAGGCCGACAAGTGGGGCTACCGTTATATGGATCATGCGCCCTATGAGATGCTCGGAAACGACGTGATGCCGTTTGGCGATTTGGTCCGCATCAAGCGGGTGGAGGATGTGCTGGAGAAATATTGGAATGCGCATCGCATGGATACAACGGTGCAGTATCTGATACGCACGGAGTTTCCCTCGGCCTTCGATTTCTTTCAGTCGTTCGGCGATTACTGGGAGGCGCGGGGCTGGGCCAAAATCGGCCATCAGCTGGAGGACCTGTTCGTCCGTCTGCATCAGTTCCTGCGGGACAGAGGAACGGAGCGTCTGGCAGTAGCGGAAGGCTTGATGAAGTTCGACTACTTCCTCCACCATCGTTACAAGCCGCGTAAGGTATGGTGGGAGTTTGATATGGAAAAATCGGAGCAGAACTGGCTGTGGACGAGGGTGATGGGAGAGGCGGATCGGGTAAGTGGCGGTTTCGCAGCGCTGAATATGCAGGAGCGCGAGCTGCGGAAGCATGGCGTGATCGAGAAACTGCCGTTCGACCTGCAGGCTTACCTGGAAGAGGGAATCGTGAAGGACGAGGTCTCCACGATCCTGGTGTTCCTCTACCAGCCAGATGCGTCGGCGTCGGGACATGCAGCACCGAAGTATTATATGCTGGCGGATGAGCCTGCTGTACTGTTAGCAAGAGACAGCGGCGCGCAATAGCGGGTGATACTGACGTTATATCTGGCATTCCCATTCAGTCGCGATATAGCCGAAAATACTGATATTATTTCCGGCAATCCCGTTCAGTCGCACGCAATAACGGGAAAAACTGGCGTTATATCTGGTCGTTCGCCCATTGAGTCGCGATATAGCGGGAAATGTGGGTCTTATCGCGATGCTGAAGCGGGAGAATCAGCGGAAAGCTTGCGAATAGGACCAGTTTTTCCCGCAGTTGCGGCGTTGCTACAACGATACTTCAGGTTAGCGGGAAGGATGTCCGTTATTGCATATGCTGTCAGCATTGTCGGCGGCTTAACAATTGGTGGACGCATCCCCGCTACTGCGCAGGAAGCAAAAAATCCCGATCCGAGATCATCTCGGGCCGGGATTTTTTTGTAGTGCGCCCAGCGCCCACTAGCGCGTAGGGGGCATTGGAGTTCCTTAAGGCAACTGGCTGCGCAGGACGGTCATCTTCCCTTCGAGCGCATAAGAACCGAGTGCCGCGGGAACAAGCAGGCTGTCGCCTCGCTTGACTTCAAGCGACCCGCCTTCCCAGGCGATAAAGCCGCTGCCATCGCAAATGATATGGATGACGAAGCTGTCCGGTGTTGCGCTGAGCTCCCATCGTCCGTCTACCTGACCTTTTTCCGTTACGAAATAAGGAGACGCGGCGAGCTTCAACCACGAGTGGCTGCCGCTAAGGGTCGTTTCCATACGGCTCGCGCCTGAATCGCCGTACGCGGTCACATTCAGCGAATCTTCGATATGCAGCTCACGCGGCTTGCCGTCCAATCCCGGGCGGTTGTAATCATACACCCGGTAAGTGGTGTCGGAGTTTTGCTGAATTTCCGCAACGAGCACACCTGCGCGCAATGCATGCAC
The nucleotide sequence above comes from Xylanibacillus composti. Encoded proteins:
- a CDS encoding B12-binding domain-containing radical SAM protein — its product is MKVVVATLNAKYIHTSLALRYLKAFSGDTFDIEIAEYTIKDPVMNVVSDLYGRQADIIGFSCYIWNIEETIPIVSMLKKIRPDLTIVLGGPEVSYDTEYWMKRIPEADFIVMGEGEETFDHLLREWSGNRKYHMVFGLAYRDREGQPVINPPRPKLDLNAIPTPHRFQEDLPSLANRVVYFETSRGCPFSCQFCLSSIEVGVRYFDIERTKKDLLYLIESGAKLVKFVDRTFNIKRDYALEIFDFLIQHHGGCVFQFEITADIMRPEVLQFLSEHAPPGIFRFEIGVQSTNETTNELIQRRQNFNKLTRTVTMIKESGKIDQHLDLIAGLPEEDYASFRQTFNDVFALEPEELQLGFLKMLRGTGLRREADKWGYRYMDHAPYEMLGNDVMPFGDLVRIKRVEDVLEKYWNAHRMDTTVQYLIRTEFPSAFDFFQSFGDYWEARGWAKIGHQLEDLFVRLHQFLRDRGTERLAVAEGLMKFDYFLHHRYKPRKVWWEFDMEKSEQNWLWTRVMGEADRVSGGFAALNMQERELRKHGVIEKLPFDLQAYLEEGIVKDEVSTILVFLYQPDASASGHAAPKYYMLADEPAVLLARDSGAQ